A window of Chitinophagales bacterium contains these coding sequences:
- the mutL gene encoding DNA mismatch repair endonuclease MutL translates to MSDIIQLLPDNIANQIAAGEVIQRPASAVKELLENAVDSGATEIKLFINDAGKSLVQVVDNGKGMSETDARMCFERHATSKIRQIEDLFRIRTMGFRGEALASIAAVAQVELKTKRVEDSTGTYLEVENSVVKKQEPVACQAGTSIAMKNLFFNVPARRNFLKSNAAELRHILDEFTRVAMAFPEIFFSLSSNGQQLFHLDGGSPKQRIVQLLGNNYAAKLVTVKEETDYLNIYGFVGKPETAKKTRGDQYFFVNSRFIKSPYLHHAVMSAFQEMIPADSFPAYVLFIDLDPEQVDVNVHPTKQEIKFEDEKIVYAFVQAAIKHALAQFSVTPTLDFDLDASIQQLSSVQQPFTDDKKSQAVSSSLYKGFTQKHQAHFIEKSPRSDLGSWSDYAGSTEKEFDPTKTTQSTESAIPSLANIALSEDTELTQLLNTYILLPIGNSFKLIHQQSAHERVLYEKMIAAAEGKPMATQRSLFPITLDLSPADAVILQELIPDLLVLGYSIEPFGKNSFVIQGTPADVEQGNEKVVIDFMLEQYKHFSSDLKFSKREKLIRSLARQQSVRPGTRLTQREMRILLTDLFACQQPNATPDGNPVFLEFTEDGLERMFRK, encoded by the coding sequence GTGTCTGATATCATACAACTTCTCCCCGATAACATAGCCAACCAGATCGCCGCCGGCGAGGTCATTCAACGGCCTGCCAGCGCGGTAAAGGAGCTATTGGAAAATGCGGTGGATTCCGGTGCCACGGAGATCAAATTATTCATCAACGATGCGGGCAAATCGCTTGTTCAGGTAGTGGATAATGGCAAAGGCATGAGTGAGACCGATGCCCGGATGTGTTTTGAACGGCATGCAACTTCCAAAATCCGTCAGATCGAAGATCTGTTTCGGATTCGGACCATGGGGTTCCGGGGCGAAGCCCTGGCATCCATTGCGGCGGTGGCACAAGTTGAACTGAAAACGAAAAGGGTGGAAGACAGCACCGGCACCTATCTCGAAGTTGAAAACAGTGTGGTAAAAAAGCAGGAACCCGTGGCCTGCCAGGCCGGCACCAGTATAGCCATGAAGAATCTTTTCTTCAATGTTCCCGCCCGTCGGAATTTTTTGAAAAGCAATGCCGCTGAATTACGCCATATCCTGGATGAATTCACGCGGGTGGCCATGGCCTTTCCGGAAATCTTCTTTTCCCTGAGCAGTAATGGACAGCAGCTCTTCCACCTTGATGGCGGTAGCCCCAAGCAACGCATTGTTCAACTGCTGGGAAATAACTACGCCGCTAAACTGGTGACGGTAAAGGAAGAAACGGATTATCTGAATATTTATGGATTTGTAGGAAAACCCGAGACCGCCAAGAAGACCCGGGGTGATCAATACTTTTTTGTCAATAGCCGTTTTATTAAAAGCCCCTATCTCCACCATGCCGTGATGAGTGCCTTTCAGGAAATGATCCCGGCAGACAGCTTTCCGGCCTATGTGCTTTTTATTGATCTGGATCCGGAGCAGGTAGATGTGAACGTACACCCCACCAAACAGGAGATCAAATTTGAAGATGAAAAGATCGTGTACGCGTTTGTACAGGCAGCCATTAAACACGCACTCGCCCAATTTAGTGTAACACCCACACTGGATTTTGACCTCGATGCCTCCATCCAGCAATTGTCATCTGTACAACAACCGTTTACCGATGATAAAAAATCACAGGCGGTTTCCTCTTCCCTGTACAAAGGTTTTACGCAAAAGCACCAGGCGCATTTTATAGAAAAAAGCCCCAGAAGTGATCTGGGTAGCTGGTCGGATTATGCGGGTTCAACTGAAAAAGAGTTTGATCCAACCAAAACCACTCAGTCCACAGAATCCGCCATCCCAAGCCTGGCCAACATCGCTTTATCAGAAGATACGGAGTTGACCCAACTCCTGAATACCTATATCCTGCTACCGATTGGAAACAGTTTTAAACTGATCCACCAACAGTCGGCCCATGAGCGGGTATTGTATGAAAAAATGATTGCGGCGGCTGAGGGCAAACCAATGGCCACCCAGCGAAGTCTCTTCCCCATCACCCTCGACCTTTCACCGGCCGATGCGGTCATTCTCCAGGAGTTGATCCCCGACCTGCTGGTACTCGGTTATAGCATTGAGCCTTTTGGAAAAAATAGTTTTGTGATCCAGGGAACCCCCGCTGATGTGGAACAGGGAAATGAAAAGGTGGTGATCGATTTTATGCTGGAACAATACAAGCATTTCAGCAGCGATCTTAAATTCTCAAAAAGGGAAAAACTGATACGTTCCCTCGCCCGTCAACAATCCGTCCGGCCCGGCACGCGTCTTACCCAGCGCGAAATGCGCATACTCCTCACCGATCTCTTTGCCTGCCAACAACCCAATGCCACTCCCGATGGCAACCCGGTTTTCCTGGAATTTACGGAAGATGGATTGGAGAGGATGTTTAGGAAGTAG
- a CDS encoding serine hydrolase yields MRAKYFLVLFFMAGTAQAQFSSRLTESEWVDSVFNSLNKDQKIAQLMIIRAHSDKGDEYAEKVAAIIRQYNVGGLCFFQGGPVRQANYTNYYQSIAQTPLMVTIDGEWGVGMRLDSVIKFPYQLTLGALSDTTLVYQMGLAVGEQCKRLGIHVNYAPVVDINNNPNNPVIGYRSFGEDKYKVARLGVAYMRGMQDAGIMACAKHFPGHGDVDVDSHYDLPIVNKTRSQLDSMELMPFKALLDAGVGSVMVAHLSIPSLDASPNVATSISAPAVNGLLRKELGFAGLTFTDALEMKGVAKYFPGGTIAVEALVAGNDMLCLPEDVPEAIKAIKAAIRQKRLTWAILDEKVKKALRAKYQLGLPNQTLIDTRNLTEDLNKQTDKIRDAVARATITLVRSETGILPVLRDKKVAFVGIGLNNLNVFGTRIQLDHQADTYLFSYKESADKANEILASLQKGLYQEVVIGVHGLSLRPANQYNISGAALDLFRQLQAFPSVTLVFGNVLSLSYFADAKNLVACYQDDDITANAAADLLKGRITPQGVLPVSVAGKKFGEGIIYHKQTSSLHTRPLPGLETIDSIVNDAIARKAFPGCVILAAKDGAIVYQKAFGQISYQGERNMDINDIFDLASVTKVSATTLAVMKLYDQGKLDLDKTLGDYLKIVKGTDKANLKLRDVLLHRAGLVPFIAFYKEVIDTSTGIPSSVYFSRERTGAYTIRVAENLYMRQDYQDTMFQRILKSPLGTRGKYVYSDNDFIFLGKVVEAISGKPLDVYVRQEFYEKMGLLSLGFKPREKYPLDQIIPTETELHFRNQAIRGDVHDEGASMFGGVAGHAGLFSDAYDLGTLYQMLLNGGVLNGKRYLSEETIKLFTAYGSSDSRRGLGFDKPERELKKGQEPYPSVLASPATFGHTGFTGTCVWVDPEKKMVYVFLSNRVNPTRNNRVLLDLNVRGKVQDALFEVFNR; encoded by the coding sequence ATGCGAGCCAAGTATTTTTTAGTTTTATTCTTTATGGCCGGAACTGCCCAGGCCCAATTTTCTTCCCGCCTTACAGAATCAGAATGGGTAGATAGTGTGTTCAATTCACTGAATAAAGATCAAAAGATCGCGCAATTGATGATCATCCGTGCGCATTCTGACAAAGGGGATGAATATGCGGAAAAGGTGGCGGCCATTATTCGCCAGTACAATGTGGGCGGGCTCTGTTTCTTTCAGGGAGGCCCGGTACGGCAGGCCAATTATACCAACTACTATCAATCCATAGCCCAAACACCCCTGATGGTGACCATTGATGGCGAATGGGGCGTTGGTATGCGGTTGGATAGTGTTATAAAATTTCCTTATCAACTCACCTTGGGAGCACTATCCGATACCACGCTGGTGTACCAGATGGGACTTGCTGTAGGAGAACAATGTAAGCGCCTGGGGATACATGTCAACTATGCGCCCGTAGTGGATATCAATAATAACCCCAATAACCCCGTGATCGGATATCGTTCTTTTGGCGAAGACAAATACAAGGTAGCCCGACTTGGTGTGGCTTACATGCGGGGTATGCAGGATGCCGGTATCATGGCCTGTGCCAAGCATTTTCCCGGTCATGGTGATGTGGATGTTGATTCACACTATGATCTTCCGATCGTCAACAAGACCCGGAGCCAATTGGATTCCATGGAGCTGATGCCCTTTAAAGCCTTATTGGATGCGGGAGTAGGAAGCGTCATGGTCGCACACCTTTCCATCCCCTCTTTAGATGCTTCTCCCAATGTGGCCACCTCTATTTCAGCCCCGGCAGTGAATGGATTATTGAGAAAAGAATTGGGTTTTGCCGGACTCACCTTTACCGATGCCCTGGAAATGAAGGGTGTGGCAAAATATTTTCCCGGAGGTACAATCGCCGTCGAAGCCCTGGTGGCCGGTAATGATATGCTTTGTTTACCGGAGGATGTCCCCGAAGCGATCAAGGCTATCAAAGCCGCGATCAGACAAAAAAGATTGACCTGGGCCATCCTGGATGAAAAAGTAAAAAAGGCCCTTCGGGCCAAATATCAATTGGGGTTACCCAATCAAACCTTGATCGATACACGAAACCTGACCGAGGACCTGAATAAACAAACAGATAAGATCCGCGATGCCGTTGCACGCGCCACAATCACTTTAGTACGCTCAGAAACCGGGATATTACCCGTGCTACGCGATAAGAAAGTAGCTTTTGTCGGGATCGGCCTGAATAACCTGAATGTGTTTGGCACGCGTATCCAATTGGATCATCAGGCAGATACTTATTTATTTTCCTATAAGGAATCGGCAGACAAAGCGAATGAGATACTGGCCTCGCTTCAAAAAGGTCTCTACCAGGAAGTCGTGATCGGGGTTCATGGATTATCACTTCGACCGGCCAATCAATATAATATTTCCGGTGCGGCACTGGATTTATTTCGCCAGTTGCAGGCTTTTCCTTCCGTTACACTGGTGTTTGGCAATGTGCTTTCGCTTTCCTATTTCGCTGATGCTAAAAACCTGGTTGCCTGCTATCAGGATGATGATATAACAGCCAATGCGGCTGCTGATCTATTAAAAGGACGCATTACCCCTCAGGGAGTATTGCCTGTTTCCGTGGCCGGAAAGAAATTTGGCGAAGGCATCATTTATCATAAACAAACCAGCTCCCTGCATACACGCCCCCTGCCAGGCCTGGAGACCATCGACTCCATTGTGAACGATGCCATCGCACGAAAAGCCTTTCCGGGTTGTGTGATCCTTGCGGCCAAAGACGGGGCCATTGTTTACCAGAAAGCCTTTGGCCAGATCAGTTATCAGGGTGAAAGGAACATGGACATCAATGATATCTTTGACCTGGCCTCGGTTACCAAAGTAAGCGCCACCACGCTCGCCGTCATGAAATTGTATGATCAGGGTAAACTGGACCTGGATAAAACCCTGGGTGATTATCTGAAGATTGTAAAGGGAACAGATAAAGCAAATCTCAAATTGCGGGATGTTTTGCTGCACCGGGCTGGACTCGTACCCTTTATTGCTTTTTATAAAGAAGTCATCGATACGAGTACAGGGATACCTTCTTCTGTTTATTTTTCCCGGGAAAGAACCGGCGCATATACCATACGCGTAGCCGAAAACCTGTACATGCGCCAGGATTATCAGGATACCATGTTCCAACGGATATTGAAAAGTCCCTTGGGTACCCGGGGTAAATATGTGTACAGCGATAATGATTTTATCTTTTTGGGAAAAGTAGTGGAAGCTATTTCGGGTAAACCCCTGGATGTATATGTGCGCCAGGAATTTTATGAAAAAATGGGACTGCTGTCCTTAGGGTTCAAACCCCGGGAGAAGTACCCGCTTGATCAGATCATTCCGACCGAGACGGAACTTCATTTCCGAAATCAGGCGATAAGGGGTGATGTGCATGATGAAGGCGCTTCGATGTTTGGAGGAGTGGCCGGACATGCCGGACTTTTCTCAGATGCCTATGACCTCGGCACCCTGTATCAAATGCTGCTCAATGGAGGTGTGTTAAATGGAAAAAGATATCTCTCCGAAGAAACGATAAAACTCTTTACGGCCTATGGCTCCAGCGATTCCAGAAGGGGATTGGGGTTTGATAAACCGGAAAGGGAGCTAAAGAAAGGACAGGAGCCGTACCCAAGTGTATTGGCCTCGCCGGCTACATTTGGTCATACCGGGTTTACCGGTACTTGTGTATGGGTGGATCCAGAAAAAAAGATGGTGTATGTTTTTCTGTCCAATCGTGTTAACCCCACAAGGAATAATCGGGTACTGCTTGACCTGAATGTACGAGGTAAAGTGCAGGACGCCTTGTTTGAGGTGTTTAACCGCTAA
- a CDS encoding glutathione peroxidase, whose translation MKTLLLAITLFFVATSVYDFKVPGLEGGEIDLSKYKGKKILIVNTASKCGYTYQYEGLEKLYTTYKDKLVIIGFPANNFRQQEPGTNDEIAEFCKKNYGVSFPMAEKVSVKGDDIHPLFKYLVAEAEAKGITDPIKWNFTKFLVDEKGKLITVFSSKVEPMSDEVTKYLN comes from the coding sequence ATGAAAACGCTTCTTCTCGCCATTACCCTGTTCTTTGTCGCCACCTCCGTATATGATTTCAAAGTTCCCGGCCTCGAAGGCGGCGAGATCGATCTTTCCAAATACAAGGGCAAAAAGATCCTGATCGTGAATACCGCCTCTAAATGCGGGTACACCTACCAATATGAGGGACTGGAAAAACTCTATACTACTTACAAGGATAAACTGGTGATCATTGGATTTCCCGCCAATAATTTCAGACAGCAAGAGCCGGGTACCAATGACGAGATCGCTGAATTCTGCAAAAAGAATTATGGAGTTAGCTTCCCAATGGCGGAGAAGGTTTCAGTAAAAGGCGATGATATTCATCCGCTCTTTAAATACCTCGTGGCCGAAGCAGAAGCTAAGGGTATTACTGACCCCATCAAATGGAATTTTACCAAATTTCTGGTTGATGAAAAAGGAAAACTGATCACGGTGTTTTCCTCGAAAGTGGAGCCAATGAGTGATGAGGTGACGAAGTATTTGAACTAG
- a CDS encoding ComF family protein, with translation MLSLLFPHTCASCQSDLLERDSEVCGPCLLDLPETGFTGLPDNPVEKLFWGRLPLRSASSLYYFNKGGAIQKLLHEIKYKGNRALAIQLGKNLGKAIAQFHAPGSLDALIPLPLFPKKERQRGYNQAQLISEGISLVTGLPVLNDVIIRPEHTETQTKKGRLERWKNIDGKFDLKDPAAIKGKSLLLVDDVVTTGATLDSCGQELLKAGNIHLHIAVLCIAGS, from the coding sequence ATGTTATCCCTCCTTTTCCCCCACACCTGTGCCTCCTGTCAATCAGACCTGCTCGAAAGAGACAGCGAAGTCTGCGGCCCCTGCCTCCTCGATCTTCCCGAAACCGGGTTCACCGGTTTGCCTGACAATCCCGTAGAGAAATTATTCTGGGGGCGTTTGCCCCTTCGCTCTGCATCCAGTCTCTATTATTTCAATAAAGGAGGCGCCATACAAAAATTATTACACGAAATAAAATACAAAGGCAATCGCGCGCTGGCCATACAACTGGGAAAAAACCTGGGTAAGGCCATTGCGCAATTCCATGCACCGGGTTCGCTGGATGCCCTGATCCCATTACCCCTATTCCCTAAAAAAGAAAGACAAAGAGGGTATAATCAGGCACAACTGATCAGTGAAGGAATATCGTTGGTGACCGGTCTGCCGGTTTTGAATGACGTTATCATTCGTCCGGAGCACACAGAAACACAAACCAAAAAAGGAAGATTGGAAAGATGGAAGAACATAGATGGAAAATTTGACTTAAAGGACCCTGCTGCGATAAAAGGAAAATCTCTTCTTCTTGTAGATGATGTGGTAACAACGGGGGCTACGCTTGATTCCTGTGGCCAGGAACTTTTGAAAGCCGGAAACATCCACCTTCATATCGCCGTACTCTGTATTGCCGGCAGCTAA